In Nocardia yunnanensis, one DNA window encodes the following:
- a CDS encoding SpoIID/LytB domain-containing protein, translating to MPNGYLARRRRRRGLLTLSLVTAAATGGTALLIWAWPDNAFHFTAAAGHGRGLSQNGAFEKAAAGWTADRILANYYEGAELADIGPTTVRVRLMEQDDKTLDIASDSVFYVAGRRVIPGQAAHLTPTAAGADVTITQGCDGANLWEGSTDDPWAYPVADGTDRPANEQLEICGGNAYRGVLGVALDNGAARTVNDLDLDDYLEGVVPAEMVPGWADQGGAEALRAQAIAARSYALAEQRYSYAQTCDTTDCQMYLGTDKEDPRTTAAVTATSGRVLVRDNHILRAEYSAAPDAGTPTPASAMELGPALSDFPAAQNPNLLPNLPSPDQTSTIPTQFDQPTPDTTTPDTASPTYPDPTNAMPDAETHSAPSNSSPGAPSRPKPDSRNRVGIPLPPLPVPGSSGPNSMLSESRWALAPTLLGADKPATPTATPAPRTASTPTPPMTPAPSNVKTSSSPLTPAP from the coding sequence ATGCCGAACGGGTACCTAGCGAGGCGCCGTCGACGGCGCGGTCTGCTCACCCTGTCCCTCGTCACCGCCGCCGCCACCGGCGGCACCGCCCTCCTGATCTGGGCGTGGCCCGACAACGCTTTCCACTTCACCGCCGCCGCCGGCCATGGCCGCGGCCTGAGCCAGAACGGCGCCTTCGAGAAGGCCGCCGCCGGCTGGACCGCCGATCGCATCCTGGCCAACTACTACGAAGGCGCCGAGCTCGCCGATATCGGCCCGACCACGGTCCGCGTCCGCCTCATGGAGCAGGACGACAAGACCCTCGACATCGCCTCCGATTCCGTCTTCTACGTCGCCGGCCGTCGCGTAATCCCCGGCCAGGCAGCGCATTTGACTCCCACCGCCGCCGGTGCGGACGTCACCATCACCCAGGGCTGCGACGGCGCCAACCTGTGGGAGGGCTCCACCGACGACCCCTGGGCCTACCCCGTCGCCGACGGCACCGACCGCCCCGCCAACGAGCAACTCGAAATCTGCGGCGGCAACGCCTACCGCGGCGTCCTCGGCGTCGCCCTCGACAACGGCGCCGCCCGCACCGTCAACGACCTGGACCTCGACGACTACCTCGAGGGCGTGGTCCCCGCCGAGATGGTCCCCGGCTGGGCCGACCAGGGCGGCGCCGAAGCCCTTCGCGCCCAAGCCATCGCCGCCCGCTCCTACGCCCTGGCCGAACAGCGCTACTCCTACGCCCAAACCTGCGATACCACCGACTGTCAGATGTACCTCGGCACCGACAAGGAAGACCCCCGCACCACCGCCGCCGTCACCGCCACCTCCGGCCGAGTCCTGGTGCGCGACAACCACATCCTCCGCGCCGAATACTCCGCCGCCCCCGACGCCGGCACCCCCACCCCCGCCTCCGCCATGGAACTGGGCCCCGCCCTCTCCGACTTCCCCGCCGCCCAAAACCCCAACCTCCTCCCCAACCTCCCGTCCCCCGACCAAACTTCCACCATCCCAACACAATTCGATCAGCCAACCCCGGACACCACCACCCCGGACACGGCCTCCCCCACCTACCCAGACCCCACCAATGCCATGCCCGACGCGGAAACACATTCCGCACCAAGCAATTCCAGCCCGGGCGCCCCATCCCGCCCGAAACCCGACAGCCGAAACCGAGTGGGAATACCCCTACCTCCCTTACCGGTCCCCGGTAGCTCCGGCCCCAACTCGATGCTCTCCGAATCACGCTGGGCCCTCGCCCCAACCCTCCTCGGCGCAGACAAACCCGCAACCCCCACCGCCACCCCCGCCCCCCGCACAGCCTCCACTCCAACCCCACCGATGACCCCGGCGCCGAGCAACGTGAAAACGTCCTCGTCCCCGCTGACACCCGCTCCGTAA
- a CDS encoding transposase family protein: protein MHTPVKNSADGRDLDIDTRTRNRLLRGLRCLAERGFALLTGRWRALRHFTTSPEKIGDIVKAALVLTHFEHGRHQ, encoded by the coding sequence GTGCATACCCCGGTCAAGAATTCCGCCGACGGCCGCGACCTCGATATCGACACTCGCACCCGCAACAGATTGCTACGCGGGCTGCGTTGCCTGGCCGAACGCGGTTTCGCCCTACTCACCGGACGCTGGCGCGCCCTGCGCCACTTCACCACCAGCCCCGAGAAAATCGGCGACATCGTCAAAGCCGCACTCGTACTCACCCATTTCGAACACGGCCGACACCAATGA
- a CDS encoding flavodoxin family protein, translating to MPKLLIVHHTPSPFMQEMFEAVVAGATDPEIEGVEVVRRAALGVTVSDVLEADGYLLGTPANLGYMSGALKHAFDTFYYPCLDSTRGRPYGLYIHGNQGTEGAERSVEGVTTGLGWEKAAAAVIVSGKPGKAEVERCWELGATVAATLMG from the coding sequence GTGCCGAAGCTGCTGATCGTTCATCACACGCCGTCGCCGTTCATGCAGGAGATGTTCGAGGCGGTGGTGGCTGGGGCTACGGATCCTGAGATCGAGGGGGTTGAGGTGGTTCGGCGGGCTGCGCTTGGGGTGACTGTGAGCGATGTGCTCGAGGCCGATGGGTATTTGCTGGGGACTCCGGCCAATCTTGGGTATATGAGTGGCGCGCTCAAGCATGCCTTCGACACCTTCTATTACCCGTGCCTGGATTCGACTCGGGGGCGGCCCTATGGGCTTTATATCCATGGCAATCAGGGGACCGAGGGCGCGGAGCGGAGTGTGGAGGGCGTGACCACCGGGTTGGGGTGGGAGAAAGCGGCGGCGGCGGTGATCGTTTCGGGGAAGCCGGGGAAGGCTGAGGTGGAGAGATGCTGGGAGTTGGGGGCGACGGTGGCGGCGACGTTGATGGGGTGA
- a CDS encoding LuxR C-terminal-related transcriptional regulator: MTAAVEAQESGIRRIGLVEDHESVAMGLSAMLAPQADLELVITAGTVAELLSAGPRLDLVVLDLRLADGSSPEDNVRALRARGIEVLVFTGADNPFMVRAAARAGVLGVVRKSEDMQTVVAAVRRAAHGEQVVTTDWAAAIDGDPQLSNVGLSPRQQQVLQLYASGEKASRVARMTGLSEQTVNDYLGRIRQKYADAGRPAPTKTDLYKRAVEDGWLPVPERNPRA; the protein is encoded by the coding sequence GTGACGGCCGCCGTGGAGGCGCAGGAATCGGGGATTCGCCGGATCGGGCTGGTCGAGGACCATGAGTCGGTGGCGATGGGCTTGTCGGCCATGTTGGCGCCGCAGGCCGATCTGGAATTGGTGATCACCGCGGGTACGGTGGCCGAATTGCTTTCGGCGGGACCGCGGCTGGATTTGGTGGTGTTGGATCTGCGGCTGGCCGACGGGTCCTCGCCGGAAGACAATGTGCGCGCGTTGCGGGCGCGTGGCATCGAGGTGCTGGTGTTCACCGGCGCTGACAACCCGTTCATGGTGCGGGCCGCCGCGCGCGCCGGTGTGCTCGGCGTGGTGCGCAAGTCCGAGGACATGCAGACCGTGGTCGCCGCGGTCCGCCGCGCCGCGCACGGCGAACAGGTCGTCACCACCGACTGGGCCGCCGCCATCGACGGCGACCCGCAGCTGTCGAATGTCGGCCTCAGCCCCCGCCAGCAGCAGGTGCTGCAGCTCTACGCCTCCGGTGAGAAGGCGTCCCGGGTGGCCCGCATGACCGGCCTCTCGGAGCAGACGGTCAACGACTATCTCGGCCGCATCCGCCAGAAGTACGCCGACGCCGGCCGCCCCGCCCCCACCAAGACCGACCTCTACAAGCGGGCCGTCGAGGACGGGTGGCTGCCCGTCCCCGAACGGAATCCGCGGGCATGA
- a CDS encoding sensor histidine kinase, which produces MTASGALESPAASRPLPSAAAFAHRLRRGLAMKEDPSTAAYDRIMRRLGISIGIAGVIFGFVELPQIAEQGRYAPAWWTVLAVVLAFGWYPVIAVVSAVSGPRATRFVCGCAAVGFLGALASIPFGLEMHTVDSTTVWLYRVAPVAVTAAVLAWPTRLTVTYLLVACTSAAAATVYTVTAATPQNVGENFLRAAGLAALCVWCGTAATGAAARVDRESAIASRRAAAQAAAQARDRERARFAALIHDAVLSTLLEASRAGTASDVLQRQAERTLEQLDEYRGDERDPDLLDARSAVLFLRAAVHEINPSIRFATRTWPGYDDLRMPVHSASTIAAALTEAVRNSLRHAAVPGREVRRTVTATVSAGSIRIAFSDDGAGFDLAAVSADRLGISMSILGRMRQLAGGSAFVESQLGEGTTVTLVWGGDGSR; this is translated from the coding sequence ATGACCGCCTCGGGCGCCCTCGAATCCCCGGCCGCGTCCCGGCCGCTCCCGTCGGCGGCGGCGTTCGCGCACCGCCTGCGCCGCGGACTGGCCATGAAAGAGGACCCGTCGACCGCCGCCTACGACCGCATCATGCGGCGGCTCGGCATCTCCATCGGCATCGCGGGCGTGATCTTCGGGTTCGTCGAACTGCCGCAGATCGCCGAACAGGGCCGGTACGCGCCCGCGTGGTGGACGGTGCTCGCGGTGGTGCTGGCCTTCGGCTGGTATCCGGTGATCGCCGTGGTCTCGGCGGTATCGGGGCCCCGCGCGACCCGTTTCGTCTGCGGTTGCGCCGCAGTCGGTTTCCTGGGCGCGCTGGCCTCCATCCCCTTCGGCTTGGAAATGCACACCGTCGATTCGACGACGGTGTGGCTCTACCGGGTGGCCCCGGTCGCGGTGACCGCCGCGGTCCTGGCCTGGCCGACCCGCTTGACCGTCACCTACCTACTGGTCGCCTGCACGTCGGCCGCCGCGGCCACGGTCTACACGGTGACGGCCGCGACCCCGCAGAACGTGGGCGAGAACTTCTTGCGCGCAGCCGGTTTGGCGGCATTGTGCGTGTGGTGCGGCACCGCCGCCACCGGCGCCGCCGCCCGTGTCGACCGCGAATCCGCGATCGCCAGCCGCCGCGCTGCCGCCCAGGCCGCCGCGCAGGCCCGCGACCGCGAACGCGCCCGCTTCGCCGCCCTCATCCACGACGCCGTCCTCTCCACCCTGCTGGAGGCGTCCCGCGCGGGCACGGCATCGGATGTGCTGCAACGCCAGGCCGAACGCACCCTGGAACAACTCGACGAATACCGCGGCGACGAACGCGATCCCGACCTGCTCGACGCCCGCTCGGCGGTGCTGTTCCTGCGCGCCGCCGTGCACGAGATCAACCCCAGTATCCGCTTCGCGACCCGCACCTGGCCCGGCTACGACGATCTGCGCATGCCCGTGCATTCCGCCAGCACCATCGCCGCCGCCCTGACCGAGGCGGTGCGAAACAGCCTGCGCCACGCCGCCGTTCCCGGCCGCGAGGTGCGCCGCACGGTGACGGCGACGGTCAGCGCCGGCAGCATCCGCATCGCCTTCAGCGACGACGGCGCGGGCTTCGACCTCGCCGCCGTCTCCGCCGACCGGCTCGGCATCTCCATGAGCATCCTGGGCCGCATGCGCCAGTTGGCCGGCGGTTCGGCGTTCGTGGAATCCCAACTGGGCGAAGGCACCACGGTGACATTGGTCTGGGGTGGCGATGGTTCCCGCTGA
- the dapA gene encoding 4-hydroxy-tetrahydrodipicolinate synthase, with the protein MTNGESTRTELRASGTVGVAMVTPFTAEGKLDVDAGVALAARLIDGGVDLLAISGTTGESPTTTESEKFDLLRAVVDAVGDRATVIAGAGTYDTAHSIELARNAQRAGAHGLLVVTPYYSRPSQEGLLAHFTAVADATDLPVTLYDIPPRSVVPIATDTIRRLAEHPRIVAVKDAKGDLGSGAELIAETGLAFYSGDDVLNLPWLSVGATGFISVIGHLVPDRLRALLDAYTAGDMARAREINVSMLPLNRAMARLGGVAMTKGALRLLGTEAGEPRLPQLMPGREQLDELVVDLHAAGVLA; encoded by the coding sequence ATGACGAATGGTGAATCGACGCGAACCGAGCTGCGCGCGTCCGGCACAGTAGGTGTCGCGATGGTGACCCCCTTTACCGCCGAAGGCAAGCTCGACGTCGATGCCGGTGTCGCGCTGGCCGCCCGCCTGATCGACGGCGGCGTCGATCTGCTCGCCATCTCCGGGACCACCGGTGAGTCGCCGACCACCACCGAGTCCGAGAAGTTCGATCTGCTGCGCGCCGTCGTGGACGCCGTCGGGGACCGTGCCACCGTCATCGCGGGCGCCGGCACCTACGACACCGCGCACAGCATCGAGTTGGCTCGCAATGCCCAGCGCGCGGGCGCGCACGGTCTGCTGGTCGTGACCCCGTACTACTCGCGTCCCAGCCAGGAGGGGCTGCTGGCGCACTTCACCGCCGTCGCGGACGCCACCGACCTGCCGGTCACCCTCTACGACATTCCGCCGCGTTCGGTGGTGCCCATCGCGACCGACACCATTCGCCGGCTCGCCGAGCACCCGCGCATCGTCGCGGTGAAGGACGCCAAGGGCGATCTGGGCTCGGGCGCGGAACTCATCGCCGAGACCGGGCTGGCCTTCTACTCCGGCGACGATGTGCTCAACCTGCCGTGGCTGTCGGTCGGCGCGACCGGATTCATCAGCGTCATCGGCCATCTGGTGCCGGATCGCCTGCGCGCCCTGCTGGACGCCTACACCGCCGGTGACATGGCCCGCGCCCGCGAGATCAATGTCAGCATGCTGCCGCTCAATCGGGCGATGGCCCGTCTCGGCGGTGTCGCCATGACCAAGGGTGCGCTGCGGCTGCTCGGCACCGAGGCGGGTGAGCCACGGTTGCCCCAACTCATGCCAGGCCGGGAGCAACTCGACGAGCTCGTGGTGGACCTGCACGCGGCGGGAGTCCTCGCATGA
- a CDS encoding ribonuclease J: MSDPIARRPRRTASRAAGAPAPAPEAPAQPAAQPDSAAPAAANAAAASAESSAPAADKSNTAAAQPDTARTESVAAEPVRERNGRGRNGSAGKAATKPADEAPRSRQDDSRSRQDDSRSRQDDSRSRGGDRNRRGGGRGRQGGRDREPAPAPRDPHAMGTPPKAPKGGLRVFALGGIGEIGRNMTVFEYDGKLLIVDCGVLFPEDQQPGVDLILPDFGPIENRMDDIAAVILTHGHEDHIGAVPFLLRLRRDIPVIGAKFTLALVAAKCREHRLQPNLTEVTEGQHTTHGPFGCEYFAVNHSIPDAIAVAIRTPAGIALHTGDIKLDQLPLDGRLTDLAGFSRLGDEGVDLFLVDSTNAEVPGFVTPEREIGPVLDNVIGKAKGRVIVASFASHVHRIQQVVDVAQRYDRRVCFVGRSMVRNMQIAQDLGYLDIPDNIVVDLDQAANLPVHKLVLISTGSQGEPLSALSRMARGDHRQINIRPDDLVVLASSLIPGNENAVFAVVNGLARLGATVVTQQNAKVHVSGHASAGELLYLYNAVRPTNAMPVHGEWRHLRANGALAVATGVPEERVILAENGVVVDLVDGIASISGRVPVGQVYVDGLSVGDVGESTLSDRLVLGEGGFISINVAIDSATGKAVSTPEVTGRGFSDDPEALTGAQELVESELHRLTVEGVTDTHRIAQSVRRVVGRWVAETYRRRPMIVPTVIGV, from the coding sequence ATGAGCGACCCCATCGCCCGCCGCCCGCGTCGCACCGCCAGCCGCGCCGCCGGCGCTCCCGCCCCGGCCCCCGAAGCCCCGGCGCAGCCCGCCGCCCAGCCGGACTCCGCTGCTCCGGCTGCCGCGAATGCCGCTGCCGCGTCGGCCGAGTCGTCGGCTCCGGCCGCCGACAAGTCGAATACCGCTGCCGCCCAGCCGGATACGGCTCGCACGGAATCCGTTGCCGCCGAACCGGTTCGGGAACGCAATGGCCGAGGCCGCAACGGCTCCGCCGGCAAGGCCGCGACCAAACCGGCCGACGAGGCCCCGCGCTCGCGCCAGGACGATTCCCGCTCGCGCCAGGACGATTCCCGCTCGCGCCAGGACGATTCCCGCTCGCGGGGTGGCGATCGCAACCGTCGCGGCGGCGGCCGTGGCCGTCAGGGCGGCCGTGATCGCGAACCCGCCCCGGCCCCGCGTGACCCGCACGCCATGGGCACCCCGCCCAAGGCCCCCAAGGGCGGCCTGCGGGTGTTCGCACTCGGCGGCATCGGTGAAATCGGCCGCAACATGACCGTTTTCGAGTACGACGGCAAGCTGCTGATCGTCGACTGCGGTGTGCTGTTCCCCGAGGATCAGCAGCCCGGCGTCGACCTGATCCTGCCCGATTTCGGTCCCATCGAGAACCGCATGGACGATATCGCCGCGGTGATCCTGACCCACGGGCACGAGGATCACATCGGCGCGGTGCCGTTCCTGCTGCGGCTGCGCCGCGACATCCCGGTCATCGGCGCGAAGTTCACCCTCGCACTGGTGGCGGCCAAGTGCCGCGAACATCGCCTGCAGCCCAACCTGACCGAGGTCACCGAGGGCCAGCACACCACGCACGGCCCGTTCGGCTGCGAGTACTTCGCGGTCAACCACTCGATCCCCGACGCCATCGCGGTCGCGATCCGCACGCCCGCGGGTATCGCGCTGCACACCGGTGACATCAAGCTGGATCAGCTGCCGCTCGACGGCCGCCTCACCGACCTGGCCGGGTTCTCCCGCCTGGGCGACGAGGGCGTGGATCTGTTCCTGGTGGACTCCACCAATGCCGAGGTGCCCGGTTTCGTCACGCCCGAGCGCGAGATCGGCCCGGTGCTCGACAATGTGATCGGCAAGGCCAAGGGCCGGGTCATCGTGGCCTCCTTCGCCTCTCACGTGCACCGCATTCAGCAGGTGGTGGATGTGGCGCAGCGCTACGACCGCCGGGTGTGCTTCGTGGGCCGGTCCATGGTCCGCAATATGCAGATCGCCCAGGATCTCGGCTATCTCGACATTCCGGACAATATCGTGGTGGATCTGGATCAGGCCGCGAATCTGCCGGTGCACAAGCTGGTGCTGATCTCCACCGGTTCGCAGGGCGAGCCGCTCTCGGCGCTGTCGCGGATGGCGCGTGGCGATCACCGCCAGATCAATATCCGGCCCGACGATCTGGTGGTGCTGGCCTCCTCGCTGATTCCGGGCAACGAGAACGCGGTCTTCGCCGTCGTGAACGGCCTGGCCCGCCTGGGCGCCACGGTCGTCACCCAGCAGAACGCGAAAGTCCATGTGTCGGGCCATGCTTCGGCCGGCGAGCTGCTCTACCTCTACAACGCGGTACGGCCCACCAACGCCATGCCCGTGCACGGCGAGTGGCGGCACCTGCGCGCCAACGGCGCGCTCGCGGTGGCGACCGGCGTCCCCGAGGAGCGGGTCATCCTGGCGGAGAACGGCGTCGTGGTCGACCTGGTCGACGGCATCGCCTCGATCTCCGGCCGCGTCCCCGTCGGCCAGGTCTATGTCGACGGCCTCTCGGTCGGCGATGTCGGCGAATCCACCCTCTCGGATCGTCTGGTCCTGGGTGAGGGTGGTTTCATCTCCATCAATGTCGCCATCGATTCGGCCACCGGCAAGGCGGTCAGCACCCCCGAGGTCACCGGCCGCGGCTTCTCCGACGACCCCGAAGCCCTCACCGGTGCACAGGAACTCGTCGAGAGCGAACTGCACCGCCTGACCGTCGAGGGCGTCACCGACACCCACCGCATCGCCCAATCCGTCCGCCGCGTGGTGGGCCGCTGGGTCGCCGAAACCTACCGCCGCCGCCCCATGATCGTCCCCACGGTCATCGGCGTCTAG
- a CDS encoding DUF4189 domain-containing protein, which produces MKKIVTGAAVLVAAAGSLVVGTAAPANANQDYNFGAIALSLSTGRIGYSYDYSDSPSAKTAAMNSCTYDDCKIVAKFANGCGAVAYSHRDGYYTFGAASSRVDAKNQALSRNSGDATIIHWNCTTGYEL; this is translated from the coding sequence TTGAAGAAGATCGTCACCGGCGCAGCCGTGCTGGTCGCGGCCGCCGGTTCCCTTGTGGTGGGTACCGCGGCTCCGGCCAACGCCAATCAGGACTACAACTTCGGCGCGATCGCGCTGTCGCTGTCCACCGGTCGGATCGGCTACTCCTACGACTATTCGGACAGCCCCTCGGCCAAGACCGCGGCCATGAACTCGTGCACCTACGACGACTGCAAGATCGTGGCCAAGTTCGCCAACGGCTGCGGCGCGGTCGCCTACTCCCACCGCGACGGCTACTACACCTTCGGCGCGGCCTCCTCGCGCGTCGACGCCAAGAATCAGGCGCTGAGCCGCAACTCCGGGGACGCCACCATCATCCACTGGAACTGCACCACCGGCTACGAGCTGTAG
- a CDS encoding TIGR03085 family metal-binding protein: MTLAQRERQALVQAMAEAGPDAPTLCGEWTTRDLAAHLIVRERRPDAAPGILLKPFASYLEGVQRKVAQRPYPELLDRVRSGPPWLLRPVDALMNTTEMFVHHEDVRRGAPGWEPRTLSAEDENTLWKPLTGLARMAYRKSPVTVALTTPDGRRTVAHQAGDRTVVLAGPPSELLLHAFGRNQVRLEATGAAEDVALVHALDRSV; the protein is encoded by the coding sequence ATGACTTTGGCTCAACGGGAGCGTCAGGCGCTGGTCCAGGCCATGGCCGAGGCCGGTCCGGACGCGCCGACCCTGTGCGGGGAGTGGACCACCCGGGACCTGGCCGCGCACCTGATCGTCCGTGAGCGCCGCCCCGACGCCGCGCCCGGCATCCTGCTGAAACCTTTCGCCTCCTATCTGGAAGGCGTGCAGCGCAAGGTCGCCCAGCGTCCGTACCCCGAGCTGCTGGATCGGGTGCGCAGTGGCCCGCCCTGGCTGCTGCGCCCGGTCGACGCGCTGATGAACACCACCGAGATGTTCGTCCACCACGAGGACGTCCGCCGCGGCGCGCCCGGCTGGGAGCCGCGCACGCTGTCGGCCGAGGACGAGAACACGCTCTGGAAGCCGCTGACGGGCTTGGCGCGCATGGCATATCGCAAATCCCCGGTTACGGTCGCGCTCACCACGCCCGACGGTCGCCGCACGGTCGCCCACCAGGCCGGTGACCGCACCGTGGTGCTGGCCGGTCCGCCCTCGGAGCTGCTGCTGCACGCCTTCGGCCGCAATCAGGTCCGGCTCGAGGCCACCGGCGCCGCCGAGGATGTGGCGCTGGTCCACGCCCTCGACCGCAGCGTCTGA
- a CDS encoding DNA translocase FtsK: MAGKARSGTSRTRAGAARGQTPAQPRTRAPRTAAKRTARKAPARRPAPRRRPASNTAPLAVVRRGVTSAWTVTARGLGATTRAVSRAGDIEHGHRRDGIALGLVASAFVIVAAVWLSAGGPVGHWVDTAVRWVAGSASAALPFVAVGIAVILMRTEPQPEIRPRLVLGGLLVGLPLLGLWHMAAGSPSDEHGREHAAGFVGYVVGGPLQKGLSAFLAVPLLMLAIGFGLLLLTGTQVRDVPARMREIFGTGAGGDEYESYDEERGLYDPDNYDADGFPLHRPEVRKRRGKTPSENYPPDEFAGSDAVTEIIGEPPLQDAKDIAPVEEKPKAKPRKPVPKVVDQTPPPPEPQQLEFVTDREVDGDYTLPSLNLLTDGDPPKQRSAANESMIEAITEVLVQFKIDAAVTGFVRGPTVTRYEVELGPGVKVEKITALARNIAYAVATENVRLLAPIPGKSAVGIEVPNADRELVRLADVLKAPSTRNDHHPLVIGLGKNIEGEFVAANLAKMPHLLVAGSTGSGKSSFVNSMLVSLLCRATPEEVRMILIDPKMVELTPYEGIPHLITPIITQPKKAAAALAWLVEEMEQRYQDMQANKVRHIDDFNRKVKSGQITAPLGSERVYRPYPYILAIVDELADLMMTAPRDVEDAIVRITQKARAAGIHLVLATQRPSVDVVTGLIKTNVPSRLAFATSSLTDSRVILDQPGAEKLIGMGDGLFLPMGASKPTRLQGAFISDEEIAGVVDFAKTQAEPDYQEGVTAAKAGEKKDVDPDIGDDLDLLVQAIELVVTSQFGSTSMLQRKLRVGFAKAGRLMDLMETRGVVGPSEGSKARDVLIKPDELDGVLWTIRGGGGDAPPASDSDADEF, encoded by the coding sequence ATGGCAGGGAAGGCCCGTAGCGGAACGTCACGTACGCGAGCGGGGGCTGCGCGGGGGCAGACTCCTGCTCAGCCCCGAACGCGCGCCCCGCGCACCGCCGCCAAGCGGACGGCGCGCAAGGCTCCGGCGCGGCGGCCCGCACCACGGCGGCGGCCCGCTTCGAACACCGCTCCGCTGGCGGTGGTCCGGCGCGGCGTGACCAGTGCCTGGACGGTGACCGCGCGCGGGCTGGGCGCCACCACCCGGGCGGTGAGCCGGGCCGGCGATATCGAGCACGGGCATCGACGGGACGGCATCGCGCTGGGCCTGGTGGCTTCCGCGTTCGTGATCGTGGCGGCGGTGTGGCTGTCGGCGGGCGGCCCGGTCGGGCACTGGGTGGATACGGCGGTGCGCTGGGTGGCCGGATCCGCCTCCGCCGCACTGCCGTTCGTGGCCGTGGGGATCGCGGTGATCCTCATGCGCACCGAGCCGCAACCGGAGATTCGCCCGCGCCTGGTGCTCGGCGGCCTGCTGGTGGGTCTGCCGCTGCTGGGCCTGTGGCATATGGCGGCGGGGTCCCCGTCGGACGAGCACGGCCGCGAGCACGCCGCCGGTTTCGTCGGCTATGTGGTGGGCGGCCCGCTGCAGAAGGGTTTGAGCGCCTTCCTCGCGGTGCCTTTGCTCATGCTGGCCATCGGTTTCGGCCTGCTGCTGCTGACCGGTACCCAGGTCCGCGATGTGCCCGCCCGCATGCGCGAGATCTTCGGCACCGGCGCGGGCGGCGACGAATACGAGTCCTACGACGAGGAACGCGGCCTCTACGACCCGGACAACTACGACGCCGACGGCTTCCCCCTGCACCGCCCCGAGGTGCGCAAACGCCGCGGCAAGACCCCGTCGGAGAACTACCCGCCCGACGAGTTCGCCGGTTCGGACGCGGTCACCGAGATCATCGGCGAACCGCCGCTGCAGGACGCCAAGGACATCGCGCCCGTCGAGGAGAAGCCGAAGGCCAAGCCGCGCAAGCCCGTCCCGAAGGTCGTCGACCAGACCCCGCCGCCGCCGGAACCGCAGCAGCTGGAGTTCGTCACCGACCGCGAGGTGGACGGCGACTACACGCTGCCGTCGCTGAACCTGCTCACCGACGGCGATCCGCCCAAACAGCGCAGCGCCGCCAACGAATCCATGATCGAGGCCATCACCGAGGTCCTGGTGCAGTTCAAGATCGACGCGGCGGTCACCGGTTTCGTGCGCGGCCCGACGGTCACCCGCTACGAGGTGGAGCTGGGTCCGGGCGTGAAGGTGGAGAAGATCACCGCCCTGGCCCGCAATATCGCCTACGCGGTGGCCACGGAGAACGTGCGCCTGCTGGCCCCGATCCCGGGCAAGTCCGCGGTCGGCATCGAGGTGCCCAATGCCGATCGCGAATTGGTGCGCCTGGCCGACGTTTTGAAGGCCCCCAGCACCCGCAACGATCATCATCCGCTGGTGATCGGCCTGGGCAAGAACATCGAGGGCGAGTTCGTGGCCGCGAATCTGGCCAAGATGCCGCACCTGCTGGTGGCAGGTTCCACCGGTTCCGGTAAGTCGAGTTTCGTCAACTCGATGCTGGTGTCGCTGCTGTGCCGGGCCACGCCCGAAGAGGTTCGCATGATCCTCATCGACCCGAAGATGGTGGAATTGACGCCCTACGAGGGCATTCCGCATCTGATCACGCCCATCATCACCCAGCCCAAGAAGGCGGCCGCCGCGCTGGCCTGGCTGGTGGAGGAGATGGAACAGCGCTATCAGGACATGCAGGCCAACAAGGTCCGCCACATCGACGACTTCAACCGGAAGGTGAAATCGGGCCAGATCACCGCACCGCTGGGCAGCGAAAGGGTCTATCGCCCTTACCCGTACATCCTCGCCATCGTCGACGAGCTGGCCGACCTCATGATGACCGCGCCGCGCGACGTCGAGGACGCGATCGTGCGCATCACCCAGAAGGCCCGTGCGGCAGGCATTCACCTGGTGCTGGCCACCCAGCGTCCGTCGGTGGACGTGGTGACGGGCCTGATCAAGACCAATGTCCCGTCGCGGCTGGCGTTCGCGACCTCGTCGCTGACCGACTCCCGCGTCATCCTGGATCAGCCGGGCGCGGAGAAGCTGATCGGCATGGGCGACGGCCTGTTCCTGCCCATGGGCGCGAGCAAACCGACCCGTCTACAGGGCGCGTTCATCTCCGACGAGGAGATCGCCGGCGTCGTCGACTTCGCCAAGACCCAGGCCGAACCCGACTACCAGGAGGGCGTGACCGCCGCCAAGGCCGGCGAGAAGAAGGACGTCGACCCCGACATCGGCGACGACCTGGACCTGCTGGTGCAGGCCATCGAACTGGTCGTCACCTCCCAATTCGGTTCCACCTCCATGCTGCAGCGCAAGCTGCGCGTCGGCTTCGCCAAGGCGGGCCGGCTCATGGATCTGATGGAAACCAGGGGAGTGGTCGGCCCCTCCGAAGGCTCCAAGGCCCGCGACGTCCTCATCAAACCCGATGAACTGGACGGGGTCCTGTGGACCATCCGAGGAGGCGGCGGCGACGCACCGCCCGCCTCGGATTCCGACGCCGACGAGTTCTGA